The window GCTTCTCGTTGGGAGCGCCAGTCTCACTGTCCGCATTCGGCTCGTCAGTCAACTGCGTGAACAGCGACTCGAGCGAAACGTCCGAAATCTGAACATCACGTATCGTCGCGCCAGCCTGATCGAGTGCAGTGATCAGCGGCGCTTTCGCCTCGGGTGTCGCGACGGCACACTCGAGGGTCCGTGCCGTTGGCGTCACCTCGCTGATTCCCTCGACCGACTCGGCGGTCTCGAGATACGCCTCCGGCGAGTCAGCAAACGTCAGCGTCACTGTCGCGTCGCCGCCGAGTGAGTCCCGGAGGCCGTCAATCGTATTGACGGCGACGAGCGTGCCGTTCGTCAGAACACCGATTCGGTCACAGATCGCGTCGACGTGCTCTAAGATATGGCTCGAGAAGAAGACGGTCGTGCCGCGGTCGGCTTCCGCGCGGACGAGGTCTTGCAACTCGCGGATGCCGTGAGGGTCGAGGCCGGAGGAGGGCTCGTCCATGATGAGCACGTCGGGGTCGTCGACGAGTGCCATCGCCATCGCGAGGCGCTGGCGCATGCCGGTCGAGTAGCCGCCGGCCGGTCGATCCCACGCATCGGAATCGAGGGCGACACGCTCGAGGAGTTTCTCGGGATCGTCGTCGGCCCGTTTCGTCTCGATGGCGAACTCGACGTGTCGGCGGCCGGTAAGCCGTGGGTAGATATCGAAGCCTTCGGGAAGGATTCCGACCCGCTCGCTGATCTGGTCGGCCTCCGTCTGGGCGTCGTAGCCAAGCACTGTCGCAGAGCCACTTGTCGGGCGGACGAAATCGAGCAGCATGTTGATCGTCGTCGACTTGCCAGCCCCGTTCGGTCCCAGAAAGCCGAACACCTCTCCCTCCCGGACCGTCAACTCGAGGCCATCGACGGCGGTGACGTCGCCGTACTGTTTCGTCAAGGCGGTCGTTTCGATTGCTGTCATTACGGTGACCTACCACGATAGGCCATATAAGCCGGTGGGGCGGTTTCAGCCCAGGAAAACGGTAGTGTTTTTCAACAGGTCTCGGACGACTCTAAACGCGAGTGGATGACTCCCAGTAGGTGAAGATTTTTGAGGAGGTCTTTCCTCTGTATGAATATGGCACTCGAACTTCCAGGACCGGTCGAGCAACTCCGACAGGATGAGTATACCGGGGCAAACCGCTGTGTCCCATGTACCGCAGTGAACCTCGTAATCGCCGTCGTGGTCGCACTCGCCGTCGGCATCATTTTTCTGCCCGCTGGCGCAGCTGTCTTCGCACTCTCACTGGCGACGATCTATCTCCGGGGCTATCTCGTCCCCGGAACGCCGGCCCTGACGAAACGATACTTCCCCGACTGGCTGCTCGCGAAGTTCGACAAAGAACCGCTCACGCTCGAGGAAGCCGCTGCCCTCGAGCAAGAGGCAGAGACTGGCCTCGAACACGAAACGGACGCAGACACAGCGGTTGAACACGAGACAGACACCACTCTTGAGCAAGAAGCAGACGCCGCGCCAGCGGCTGCCGATGAATCCGACACTGAGACGAGCGACGAACAGGCAACGGCCGCTGCACCGGAGCCAGAGCCACCGGAACACGTCGATCCGGAGCACCTGTTTCTCGAGCACGAGATTCTCGTTCCCTGTCCAGGGCCGGAAGCGGGGGTTGTAGACACAACGGAAATGTCGGCTGCGGACGAGGAGAGTAGCGAAACTGACGACATCGCCGACACCGCCGACACCGAGGAGGCAGACCTCTGTCTCACCGCCGACGTTGAAACGATGTGGCAAGCCGAAATCGACACCCTTCGCGATGGCGACCGCGAGGAACAACTCGCGGAGTTTCTCGAGACCGACGCCGAGGCTGTCGAACTCGAGACCAGCCGCTACGCGGTCGCCCGGGTCAACGGACGGCTCGCAGCACGCTGGGAATCCGAGGCCGCGGTGCTTGCAGACATCGCCGCCAAGCGCGTCCTCGCCGAGCGCCTGCCCGAGTGGGATCGGCTGACCCTTCAGCAATGTAGCCAGCTCGCAAACGGCCTGCGGGCGTTCATCGAGACGTGTCCCACCTGCGAGAGCGACATCTCGCTGGACGAAGAGACCGTCGAATCCTGCTGTCGCTCGCGGCAGATCTATGCGATTACGTGCAACGACTGTGGCGTACGGGTTCTCGAGGTTTCACAGTAGTCTCGAGGGCGGTCACAGATGGGGAACACGGGCGGCTCAACAAAGATAGCTCCACCGGCAGTTCCCGCGGCGACGGGTGGACCGAAGGAGTGTTTTGTCTGGACTCCCTCCTAGACGCCAATGAGTCAGCAGAATCTCGAGTCGCTCGACGTCGAGGCGATCCGCGAGGAGTTTCCCATTCTCGAGCGGGAGTTCGACGGCCAGCAGGTCGTCTATCTCGATAACGCGGCGACGACCCAGACACCGGACCCGGTCGTCGACGCGATGAGTGAGTACTACCGCGAGTACAACTCGAACATCCATCGCGGAATTCATCACCTGAGCCAGGAGGCCTCCATCGCCTACGAGGAGGCTCACGACCGCGTCGCCGACTTTATCAACGCCGACGGGCGCGAGGAAGTCATCTTCACGAAGAACACGACCGAAAGCGAGAATCTGGTCGCGTATTCGTGGGGCCTGAACGAACTCGAGGCGGGCGACCGCGTCGTGCTGACAGAGATGGAACACCACGCGTCGCTGGTCACGTGGCAACAGATCGCCCAGCAGACAGGTGCCGATGTCGAGTACATTCAGGTCGACGAGGATGGCCGACTCGATATGGACCACGCCCGCGAGTTGATCGACGACGATACCGCACTCGTCTCGGCGGTCCACGTCTCGAACACGCTCGGGACGGTCAATCCCGTCTCCGAACTGACCGACCTCGCCCACGAACACGGCGCACTCTCCTTTATCGATGGCGCGCAGGCGGTTCCCAACCGCCCCGTCGACGTGAGCGAGATTGATGCCGACTTCTATGCCTTCTCGGGACACAAGATGGCCGGACCCACCGGCATCGGCGTCCTCTACGGCAAGCAAGCGTTGCTCGAGGACATGCAGCCCTATCTCTACGGCGGCGGGATGATCCGCAAGGTCACGTTCGACGACTCGACATGGGGTGACCTGCCCTGGAAGTTCGAACCCGGTACACCGCCAATTGCCGAGGCAGTCGGTCTCGTCGCCGCCATCGACTGGCTCGAGGAGATCGGCATGGAACGAATCGAGGCCCACGAAGAGGAGATTGCCCGCTACGCCTACGAGCAACTCGAGGCGGAAGGCGACGTGGAGATCTATGGCCCCGAACCCGGACCGGACCGCGGCGGCCTCGTCAGTTTCAACGTTGAGGGCGTCCACGCCCACGATCTGGCCTCGATTATGAACGACCACACGGTCGCCGTCCGCGCGGGCGATCACTGTACCCAGCCACTACACGACAAACTGGGCGTTCCGGCCTCGACTCGAGCGTCCTTTTACGTATACAACACGCGCGAAGAGGTCGACAAGTTGGTTGCCGCACTCGAGGATGCGCGGCAACTGTTCGCGTAATCGTTTTACAGGCGGAGTGAGCGGCTTTGTAGTCTCTTTTCGAGGAGTGTGACCGAACTCGTTGAGTCCAAAGGCGCAAGTGTAGTACTGGTTCAGAACCACAGAACTACACAATTGTTAGAATAATACAGTCGGTTGAAATTTATAGCCGGAGGCCGTGGACGCACATATGTCCGATCACCCCCACGATGGATCGACAACAGACAATCGCTGGAACCACGTCTTCGTGGCGCTGGCAGCGGCGCCACGACGCCGACTGCTGGCCGCGCTTACCGACGAACCGACACGCACGGTTTCGCTTCCAACAGCCGCAATGGCACCGAACTCCACCGTTGCACCGCAGACAGTCGACCTCGAGTTACGCCATCATCACCTTCCGCTGCTCGAGGCCTCCGAGTACGTCGACTGGGAGCCAGAGCCGCTGTGTGCCACGCGTGGTCCACGGTTCGACGAGGTCCGGGCGGTCGTCGATGGCGTCGCCGCGAACGCATCGGCGATTCCCAAGCCGTTGTCGACGACCGATCACGTCTTCGAGGCCGAAGCGTCTCGAGGCCAGTAAATCATCACGTTCGGCCGGCAGCGGAGTCACGGTTGAACGCAGTGGGGAATACCATTCGATTGGGGGCGATCGAATCAGTGGCGACTATACCACAAGTGCCTAACATGCGGTATGCTCGAGACAGTTCGCCGTCGCGCACGGCCGTATTTGGCGGATGCACCGCCGGCCCACGACTGGCATCACGTCGAGCGAGTTGAAACGCTTGCAGAGACGCTTATCGACCGCCATCCGGACACAGTCGACGAGCGAACGGTCCGACTCGCGGTCTTACTCCACGATATCGGCCGGGAGCGCGAGGATCGCGGCAAAATAGACGATCATGCACAGTGGGGTGCCCGCGAAGCCGCGACGATTCTCGAGGAGGTCGGTGCCGGACCGGACACCATCGACGCCGTTACTCACTGTATCCGTTCCCATCGGTACTCGAACGCGATTGAACCGGAAACGCTCGAGGCGAAACTCGTCTCGGATGCGGATAATCTCGATGCGCTCGGCGCAGTTGGCATTGCGCGGGTGTTCGCCCACGGCGGTGCAGTTGGATCGCCAATTTTCGATTCGGAGACGCCGCCTGCTGAGGATACGACGACTGTGGGGAAGACCCAGTACAACCACATTCATGCAAAAATCCTCGACTTACCGGATCGGATGTACACTGACGCTGGCGCGGCCCTCGCCGAGACGCGAGTGCAGTTCGTCCGCGAGTACATCACACAGTTCGATCACGAACGTCGTGGCGAGCAGTAAGGGACAAACCGTACACCGCGGGCCGGGAGCTTTTCAGTGCGACCGACATACAACGCCATCGCCGAGGTGAGAACAGATGTTTGTGTGTCCCGATCACTCTAAGTGGACGCCGCTCGAGACGGTGAGTCGCGTTCTTGCCGCGGCCAGTTGGTACGATTTCCTGCTTGGGATCGTCCCAGTTGCATTCGCGGGTGCGCTGGTCACTGCGAACCTGACGAGTGTCTCGCAGATTCAGATGCTGGCTGTCGCCGCGGCCGTTGGAGTTCTCGTCATCATCGACGCCTGCTACAGAAATCCGCCAGTCGAGCAGGAGTGAGCGTCACAACAGCGACCAGCACCCGCCCACCCGATTTCTCGCATCCGTTGTAGACTCTCAGCTCGCCTCTGAGGAGGGGCGATACCGTCGACTCACGGCACGCCAGTCACCACGGCGGAACAGCCAGTAGGTGATCCCGCCCGGAACGAACGTCTCGAGCAGAAACGCCAGATAGAGGCCGGCAACGCCAAGCGGCGTAACCAACCCGAGCGCGGCGACCGGCAGCGCGAATCCATACCGCCCGATCAGCGAGGCGGCAAACGGTTTTCGAGTGTCGCCGGCACCCAGAAGCGCACCGCTTGCCGTGCCATCGATGCCGAGACCGATCGCGCTGATTGCACTGACCGCGATGAAGATAGTCGTCTGCTCGAGGTTGCCGTTCCCGCCGAAGAGCGTGGCGATAGGTTCTGCAAGGGCGATGACGACGACAGCCATGACGAGATACGCTGCAACCGCGATCCGGATAATCGCAGCGCCGTAGGCTGCGGCCTCGTCTTCGTCGTTCGCACCAAGGTGTTGCCCGACGAGCGAACTCGAGGCCAAGCCGAGTCCCCAGTTGACGCTGTTGATCTGGCTGCGGACACGGCGGCCGACTTCGACGGCGGTGACGACGGCAGGGCCAAAGGTTGCGGCGATCCACAGCAGCGGGAAGACAACGAGTCCCTGTGCGAGTCGGCGGCCGACTTCAGGCGCGGAGATTTCGATCAGTTGGCGAGCCAGCGCGAGGTCGATCCATGCGCTCGTTCGGGTGATGGGGACCGGGCTTGGTTCCATCCCGAGACGGCCATAGGAGCGCCCGGTCATCCCCCACGCGAGGACAACAGTGACGAAACCAGTCGAGAGCGTCGTGCCGATAGCTGCGCCGGCGACGCCCATGTCGAAGCCGAAGATGAACAAGCCGCTGAGGAGGATGTTGAGCACCGCGCCACCCGCGCGGGCGACCATCTCGGTGAACGTGTCGCCGACGCCGGTGTAGGTGCGACTGGCGATCAGATTCAGCATCTCGAAGAGGGCAGCGGGTGCGACATAGACGAGGTAAGTGCTCCCGTACTCGAGCGTTTCACCCTCTGCGCCGAAGAGGCCAATCAGCGTCTCCGAAAATAGGAGGAAGACCGCCATAATCGGCACTGCGAGGGCAACAACCAGCAGGATGCTCTGGATGACCACCAGCGACGCCCGTTCGGTCTCATCCCCGCCGTAGTTCTGCGAGACCAGCGAGATCGTCCCGCCCGCGAGACCAAGTCCCAACATCGCGACGATTTCCCAGTATGCAAGCGCGAACGCGAGCCCTGCGGTCCCCGAAACGCCGACCGCGACGCCGACCATCGCCAGATCGGCCGTCTGCTTCGACATGATTGCAAACCCCGTGACGATGCGGGGCCAGGCCAACTCCATTGTCGGCCGGAACCGCTCGGCGTCGATAATCCCGAGGCGCTCGAGGAGGCGAGCGAGACGGTCGATGGCCGCCTCACCTGGTCCGCGCTCGCTCCCGCGTCCTGTCATTACCGGTGCTTTCGGGAGGCCCCTCTTCGGTCTATCGTTGAGCGCTCGCGTTCCCGCAGATACGATCAATACAAAAACACTTTACAGTAGCCTTCGAGCGAAGCGTATGAGACGACGAACGCTCCTTGCCAGCGTATGCGGCTCTGCGGCGGTGCTTGGCGGCTGTACGGTCCCCCAGTCTGACTCGCGTGACCGGTCGTATATCCCGCGTTCGGCGGACGGGTTTCCAACCCACACAACTGGTTTTCGTGATCTGAATCCATGGGACTTCGATGAACGCGAACCCGCACAGACGATAACAATCGGGAGCGAAACGGACCTCGAGGACTCATTCGAACCGCACGACATCTACCTCTGGAATACGCTCGCGGAACGCGATATCGACATTCGACTCATCGATATGTGGGAGCGAGAGATCGTCTTCGACGAAACCGAGACTGTGCCGTCCGATTCGATCTATTCGTTCACAGTTTGGACTCCAGCAGTGTATCTCCTCGAGCTATACGTTCCAGACACTGACACGCAGCAGGTGTTACGAATCCGCTGCCGTTTCTTCGATTGTAACATCTCCTCAACGCGCGTTGCACTCGAGGCCGACGACCAGTTCGAAGCAATTGCACAGTCGACGTTGGCACTGTGCCCGAATCCAATCTGTGAGTCAGGAGAATCCATCGAAGAGCGGGCAGCAGAGATAAGTATCAATTTGAGTCCAGACGTAGACCTCGAGTAAGACCCGACACAGAGTCGCCTATCAATCGTCAGCTGTGTATGCGCCGCTTCGGTGCTCGATTCGATGCACTTCGAGGACCGCTGTGCCGTGGGTGAGCGTACAGGCCAGTCGATACTGTCCGATACGAAGTTTGGAAAACGGCCCACCGGTTAGTGGCTCGAGAAAATCTGTTGGATCTCGCCAGGCCGAATCCACGACCTCGTCGAGTTTCGACACGATTCGGTCTTGAACATGCGGATCCAGTTCAGCGAACTGGTCGGCAGCACGCGGCGTGAATTTCCAGGTCCAGTCCTCGTTACTCGGCATCGTCGTTCTGCTCCATCAACTCGAGCACTTCGTCTCGCGAAACGAGGTCATCGTCACCAGATCGAAGTTCGTGTTCGCTTGCCGCGATCTGCTTCCACCCTTCGCGAGAGAATTCCGGATGTTTCACCGCATCTCGAGCGGCGTAGCGAAGGAATTCACTTCGAGAGTTGAAGCCCTCTTCTTCCCACGTTGTATCGATATCCTCGAGAAAGGCCTTGCTCAAGCGGAGGTTGATCTGGACCATCTCCGGTCCGTTCTCGCCGGTCCCGGTATCTGTACCAGACATATACGTCTGTGTTGCCTGCGTATATGGATAAATCTTCGTGCGACGCGTCAGAACCGGATCAGCCGCGAAGCCTCGAGAGCACCACGCGCAGATGATCCGCCGACAGTAGCGACGTGGCCAGTCCATGTGGACACCGGTTTCGCCAGACAATGTGCTGAATCCCACCCGCTGGACCCGCCCCGGGATCGGGATAGTCGACGGCAGCTGTGTGCTTTCAACGCTCGCTCCCCCGTCAGTCAGTATTCATTTCTGGGAGTTCTCGCTTCGATCTGTCTTGGGCGCTCGAGAGAGCGCCGATCACTCAGAGCGACCGACAACAGGGTATCAGGCGTGATCGTCGCGGTGGTGGTTCGCCAGAAGGTATCCGACTCCACCGAGCCCAGCGAGCGTGCCGAGGACGCCAAATCCAGGAATCGAATCGCTGTCGCCAGCCGTGTCGGTTTCGTTGTCTACGGCATCGGCGTCGCTCGAGTTGGCACCATTGTCGCCACTCGTCGTTTCGTTCACGGAGTCGCTTTCGCCATTGAGGTCGTCGTGCGACGTGTCGGTCTCATTCTCAGCCGGCCTCTCGTCGTCTGTAGACTCGTTGTCGTCGTCCTCGTCGGCCGCGCCGTCCATGGATCCGCCCAATGGTTCCGGTTCCTCGTCGTCGCTCACCTCGTCGATAGTGATCGGGACTCCGTCTCGAGACTCCTCGAGTGCCGACTGGGCCGCCTCTTCGTCCGAGGTGTACACCGTGACGACGAAGACGTTGCGTTCGCAAATTTCGTCCTCACCGGACGAGCGACCGATCCTCTCGAACCAGGGTTCGTCTGCCAATTCCGCGTACAATTCGTCCGCGACATCACGCGAGCGTTCGACCTGGTCCCACCACGCTTTGGGAACTTCTTCAGTTGCAATGACCTCATCACCCGACATGGCTGTCGCAATCTCAGTCAGTTCACAGTCATCTTCGTCGGAGCGTGCACTCGCGGCCCCGGGGACCGCGCTCACAGAAAGACAGCCAAGAGTTGCGAGTACCTGCCGTCGGTTCATATGCTCGTTGTTGTTTCTATCACACATAAAGAAATGGAAAGCTAA is drawn from Natronolimnobius sp. AArcel1 and contains these coding sequences:
- a CDS encoding ribbon-helix-helix domain-containing protein translates to MSGTDTGTGENGPEMVQINLRLSKAFLEDIDTTWEEEGFNSRSEFLRYAARDAVKHPEFSREGWKQIAASEHELRSGDDDLVSRDEVLELMEQNDDAE
- a CDS encoding MATE family efflux transporter, which translates into the protein MTGRGSERGPGEAAIDRLARLLERLGIIDAERFRPTMELAWPRIVTGFAIMSKQTADLAMVGVAVGVSGTAGLAFALAYWEIVAMLGLGLAGGTISLVSQNYGGDETERASLVVIQSILLVVALAVPIMAVFLLFSETLIGLFGAEGETLEYGSTYLVYVAPAALFEMLNLIASRTYTGVGDTFTEMVARAGGAVLNILLSGLFIFGFDMGVAGAAIGTTLSTGFVTVVLAWGMTGRSYGRLGMEPSPVPITRTSAWIDLALARQLIEISAPEVGRRLAQGLVVFPLLWIAATFGPAVVTAVEVGRRVRSQINSVNWGLGLASSSLVGQHLGANDEDEAAAYGAAIIRIAVAAYLVMAVVVIALAEPIATLFGGNGNLEQTTIFIAVSAISAIGLGIDGTASGALLGAGDTRKPFAASLIGRYGFALPVAALGLVTPLGVAGLYLAFLLETFVPGGITYWLFRRGDWRAVSRRYRPSSEAS
- a CDS encoding PGF-CTERM sorting domain-containing protein — translated: MNRRQVLATLGCLSVSAVPGAASARSDEDDCELTEIATAMSGDEVIATEEVPKAWWDQVERSRDVADELYAELADEPWFERIGRSSGEDEICERNVFVVTVYTSDEEAAQSALEESRDGVPITIDEVSDDEEPEPLGGSMDGAADEDDDNESTDDERPAENETDTSHDDLNGESDSVNETTSGDNGANSSDADAVDNETDTAGDSDSIPGFGVLGTLAGLGGVGYLLANHHRDDHA
- a CDS encoding HD domain-containing protein; the protein is MLETVRRRARPYLADAPPAHDWHHVERVETLAETLIDRHPDTVDERTVRLAVLLHDIGREREDRGKIDDHAQWGAREAATILEEVGAGPDTIDAVTHCIRSHRYSNAIEPETLEAKLVSDADNLDALGAVGIARVFAHGGAVGSPIFDSETPPAEDTTTVGKTQYNHIHAKILDLPDRMYTDAGAALAETRVQFVREYITQFDHERRGEQ
- a CDS encoding aminotransferase class V-fold PLP-dependent enzyme, with translation MSQQNLESLDVEAIREEFPILEREFDGQQVVYLDNAATTQTPDPVVDAMSEYYREYNSNIHRGIHHLSQEASIAYEEAHDRVADFINADGREEVIFTKNTTESENLVAYSWGLNELEAGDRVVLTEMEHHASLVTWQQIAQQTGADVEYIQVDEDGRLDMDHARELIDDDTALVSAVHVSNTLGTVNPVSELTDLAHEHGALSFIDGAQAVPNRPVDVSEIDADFYAFSGHKMAGPTGIGVLYGKQALLEDMQPYLYGGGMIRKVTFDDSTWGDLPWKFEPGTPPIAEAVGLVAAIDWLEEIGMERIEAHEEEIARYAYEQLEAEGDVEIYGPEPGPDRGGLVSFNVEGVHAHDLASIMNDHTVAVRAGDHCTQPLHDKLGVPASTRASFYVYNTREEVDKLVAALEDARQLFA
- a CDS encoding type II toxin-antitoxin system RelE/ParE family toxin translates to MPSNEDWTWKFTPRAADQFAELDPHVQDRIVSKLDEVVDSAWRDPTDFLEPLTGGPFSKLRIGQYRLACTLTHGTAVLEVHRIEHRSGAYTADD
- a CDS encoding ABC transporter ATP-binding protein is translated as MTAIETTALTKQYGDVTAVDGLELTVREGEVFGFLGPNGAGKSTTINMLLDFVRPTSGSATVLGYDAQTEADQISERVGILPEGFDIYPRLTGRRHVEFAIETKRADDDPEKLLERVALDSDAWDRPAGGYSTGMRQRLAMAMALVDDPDVLIMDEPSSGLDPHGIRELQDLVRAEADRGTTVFFSSHILEHVDAICDRIGVLTNGTLVAVNTIDGLRDSLGGDATVTLTFADSPEAYLETAESVEGISEVTPTARTLECAVATPEAKAPLITALDQAGATIRDVQISDVSLESLFTQLTDEPNADSETGAPNEKHDEQSPAESESQTEPVQAEASE